In Triticum urartu cultivar G1812 chromosome 6, Tu2.1, whole genome shotgun sequence, the following proteins share a genomic window:
- the LOC125515054 gene encoding cold-shock protein CS120-like, translated as MEHQGHGTGEKKGIMENIKEKLPGGQGDHQQTAGTHGQHGHTGMTGTEMHDTTATGGTHGQQGLTGTTGTGTHGTGEKKSLMDKVKEKLPGQH; from the coding sequence ATGGAGCACCAGGGACACGGCACCGGCGAGAAGAAGGGCATCATGGAGAACATCAAGGAGAAGCTCCCCGGTGGCCAAGGTGACCACCAGCAGACCGCTGGCACCCACGGGCAGCATGGACACACTGGAATGACAGGCACGGAGATGCATGACACCACGGCCACCGGCGGCACCCATGGGCAGCAGGGGCTTACCGGAACGACTGGCACTGGGACACACGGCACCGGTGAGAAGAAGAGCCTCATGGACAAGGTGAAGGAGAAGCTGCCTGGACAGCACTAA